Proteins from one Anastrepha obliqua isolate idAnaObli1 chromosome 2, idAnaObli1_1.0, whole genome shotgun sequence genomic window:
- the LOC129239596 gene encoding allantoinase encodes MDLLFLSKRIFLGTEQGFLNGGIIVDTEGIIRKVLRTAQEVNTYVYNTESEAVYDFGDKVLMPGLIDANVNISEPGRKDWEGFMAATKAAAAGGFTTIIDRPTNTIPPTTSVAALKTKTSVARGKIFVDVGFWGGLVPENIKEADSLLAAGVIGLQCTLSPTPAPVGDAFPAINRKELEDVIGKLEDDTVLAFSAELPLKNVIEPNEEEPKKYESFLRTRPEEMEVNAVQLISQLANANKGKHMHIMNISSADVLPIVAQCKRAGANLTVETCPHYLTLSSEQIEDCHTEFKAQPPIRGKSNQPRLWEALKNGVLDIIASNHSPATPGVKCLNYGRARGNFLNAWPGVSSLQLGLSVVWTHCQAHGMGMEHIYRLMCQNPAVLCGLSSFKSKIEEGFDADFCIWDPDEEFNVSTDMLFSTNKATPYMDQRLRGVVHATIVRGLHVYQQYEGFGQPLGKVLLRKSTKKIVKFVRM; translated from the exons ATGGATTTGCTGTTCCTCAGCAAGCGCATTTTTCTAGGCACCGAGCAGGGCTTCCTGAACGGTGGCATTATCGTCGACACAGAGGGCATCATACGTAAGGTCTTGCGCACTGCACAAGAGGTGAATACCTATGTATACAACACGGAATCGGAAGCG GTCTATGATTTTGGCGACAAAGTGCTCATGCCGGGTCTCATAGACGCCAATGTCAACATCAGCGAGCCGGGGCGTAAGGATTGGGAGGGATTTATGGCCGCCACTAAAGCAGCAGCTGCCGGCGGCTTTACCACAATCATCGATCGACCTAC TAACACCATACCGCCCACAACCAGCGTAGCGGCTTTGAAGACAAAGACAAGTGTGGCTCGTGGTAAGATTTTCGTAGATGTCGGTTTTTGGGGCGGTCTAGTGCCTGAGAATATTAAGGAAGCCGATTCGCTATTGGCCGCTGGCGTTATCGGTCTACAATGCACACTTTCTCCTACACCAGCACCAGTGGGTGACGCTTTTCCGGCTATAAATCGCAAAGAACTAGAAGATGTGATCGGCAAATTAGAGGACGACACCGTTTTGGCT TTTAGTGCCGAACTTCCACTGAAGAATGTCATAGAACCTAATGAGGAAGAGCCCAAGAAATATGAGTCTTTCCTGCGTACACGTCCTGAAGAAATGGAAGTAAACGCCGTGCAATTGATTAGTCAATTGGCGAATGCGAATAAGGG CAAACATATGCACATCATGAATATAAGTTCTGCCGATGTGCTGCCCATTGTTGCGCAATGCAAACGCGCTGGCGCTAATCTAACCGTCGAAACATGTCCGCACTACCTAACGCTGTCTTCAGAGCAAATCGAGGATTGTCATACCGAATTCAAAGCGCAGCCCCCAATACGCGGCAAATCGAATCAGCCGCGTCTGTGGGAAGCTTTAAAGAATGGCGTCTTGGATATTATTGCCTCAAATCACTCACCAGCGACGCCGGGCGTGAAGTGCTTGAATTACGGGCGTGCGCGCGGAAACTTTTTGAACGCGTGGCCCGGCGTCTCGTCGCTGCAATTAG GTCTCTCAGTCGTTTGGACACACTGCCAAGCGCATGGCATGGGTATGGAACATATTTATCGTCTTATGTGTCAAAATCCCGCAGTGCTCTGTGGTCTGTCCAGTTTTAAGAGTAAAATTGAGgagggctttgatgcggatttttGTATTTGGGATCCAGACGAGGAGTTCAACGTGTCAACGGATATGCTCTTTTCTACTAATAAG GCAACTCCCTATATGGATCAGCGCTTACGCGGTGTGGTGCATGCCACTATTGTACGCGGCTTGCATGTCTATCAGCAGTATGAGGGCTTCGGCCAGCCACTGGGCAAGGTGCTGTTGCGTAAAAGCACTaagaaaattgtcaaatttgttCGCATGTAA
- the LOC129238592 gene encoding uncharacterized protein LOC129238592, which yields MSCPLNNHYIDNNLNWLTLEEIAKTLRIVVNKTIHTAVELILSDVKGEFYYPDPKLEPQTRTLYPDFLQFHAEYKEKHVNWINIQDFSVNEIFSQVRDYINLWHLSDCTKYTLGINDKTNVIPGKGSKYFLDAIFSKPTPICPNPLAVAKVLFTVTVPELLPKYYPVKVIYRFESYRTPYHAFGRFEVHSKDFQRYFIDSILQKKLVFYAKIFECRHPQIKLKEDENDEEEEEGEAEDDDKTREYEADKSGQITAVNSSDE from the coding sequence ATGAGCTGTCCGTTGAATAACCATTATATTGATAACAACCTGAACTGGTTAACTCTAGAGGAGATTGCGAAAACCTTGAGAATCGTAGTCAATAAAACAATTCATACAGCGGTTGAGTTGATATTAAGTGATGTGAAAGGCGAATTCTACTATCCTGATCCTAAACTTGAACCTCAGACAAGAACATTATATCCCGATTTTCTGCAATTCCATGCCGAATACAAAGAGAAACATGTGAATTGGATTAATATACAGGACTTTTCCGTGAATGAAATATTCAGTCAAGTGCGTGACTATATAAATTTGTGGCATTTATCGGATTGCACGAAATATACACTCGGCATAAACGACAAAACAAATGTAATACCGGGGAAAGGCTCCAAGTATTTTCTGGATGCTATTTTTTCGAAGCCCACACCGATTTGTCCCAATCCTTTGGCTGTTGCAAAAGTTCTCTTTACCGTTACAGTGCCCGAACTCCTGCCAAAATACTATCCAGTTAAGGTGATATATCGGTTCGAAAGCTATCGTACACCTTACCATGCGTTTGGGCGCTTTGAGGTGCACAGCAAGGATTTTCAGAGGTACTTCATAGATTCGATCCTCCAAAAGAAATTggtattttatgcaaaaatatttgaatgccGTCATccgcaaattaaattaaaggaaGATGAAAATgacgaagaggaagaagaaggagaagcaGAAGATGACGACAAAACTCGGGAATATGAAGCAGATAAAAGTGGTCAAATAACCGCCGTAAATAGTTCGGATGAATAA
- the LOC129239284 gene encoding SREBP regulating gene protein, with the protein MWPRFLGRRILYITITLLAVIYLLTNLLKHGGLSALHADNMLTVQRTRPLIWRTLQEHLLPDEPQNRTNDPDMHCRNSVQGRDLLVDDRGFLCRREHLLLPSNCCDVEVPETQYYTCDTCNTTTHCCDIYEYCVSCCLHPTKRTLLELVLRTTTGRQAAVYARVEDHFELCLVKCRTNSHSVAHENKYRDGMPKYCYGQTEAHESQREVSVSVAR; encoded by the exons ATGTGGCCACGATTTCTTGGCCGACGTATACTCTACATAACCATCACATTACTTGCCGTAATATATTTACTAACGAATTTACTTAAG CATGGCGGTCTTAGCGCACTGCATGCGGACAATATGCTCACCGTTCAGCGCACACGTCCGCTTATCTGGCGCACACTACAGGAACACCTACTGCCTGACGAACCTCAGAATCGCACCAACGATCCCGACATGCATTGTCGCAATTCAGTGCAGGGCCGCGATTTACTCGTCGATGATCGTGGCTTTCTCTGCCGTCGCGAACATTTGTTGCTGCCCAGCAATTGCTGTGATGTGGAAGTGCCTGAAACACAATATTACACATGCGATACATGTAATACAACAACACATTGCTGTGACATATACGAATACTGTGTGTCTTGCTGCCTGCATCCGACGAAACGAACACTGTTGGAGCTAGTGCTACGTACTACTACCGGCCGGCAGGCAGCTGTATACGCGCGAGTGGAGGATCATTTCGAATTGTGTTTGGTTAAGTGTCGCACAAATTCTCACTCTGTGGCACATGAAAACAAATATCGCGATGGTATGCCTAAATATTGTTATGGGCAGACAGAAGCACACGAATCGCAGCGCGAAGTATCAGTTAGTGTGGCACGATGA